In the genome of Fusarium fujikuroi IMI 58289 draft genome, chromosome FFUJ_chr02, one region contains:
- a CDS encoding related to RTG2-retrograde regulation protein, whose translation MDFSDFEVIDPIAEFGHESSDDEDAQPPYAHLQGGHPPWQGHEGKLKLTSDAITSNGIRLSISDLSNPLARMLPTVYQYRASISLYDSQYDPETGDQIPIPDDIIESVVSVLSRFVVICGDFRCKKENIHVIATEATRAALNSKQFLAAIKDKTGLTVELLPKEEEGQIGALGIASGFSNMEGLVMDLGGGSTQITWMLSSGGQVRMSPKGSFSFPYGAAALTKKLHDLRDGKKKDEADAAVKAFEKEMIANFKDAYNNLQIPAEMTEKAEKEGGYRIYLSGGGFRGWGYLLLYLNQTDGSYYPISIINGYTAKRKQFEDTEALKHVAHAAKDIFRVSDRRRSQVPAVAFLVNVLSESIPGGIREAHFCQGGVREGFLFRQLSPSIRAQSPLEVATGYFAPGSRHLIQQLLKNAIPKPSKKKEFPEEFGEPVVDSFANAMYLHMFMSKETASTTALYSTSVGNMSAIHGVSHQDRARLALMLESRYGGELPPRELEFRESLRDMLTPEEVWWASYLGRVGQLITALYPAGKIHKSKPRVVFTSQWSYTLGKKKNKEGLLLTISVQKTNDDPARTKETVKEAASDVEKIGKKKNWIGDDEPWGMKVKVRVVEEGILSEEMEKLKM comes from the exons ATGGATTTCTCCGACTTTGAAGTCATCGACCCAATCGCCGAGTTTGGCCATGAGagcagcgacgatgaggatgcccAGCCGCCGTACGCGCATCTTCAGGGCGGTCATCCCCCATGGCAGGGCCATGAGGGTAAGCTA AAACTGACGAGTGATGCCATCACCAGCAATGGAATTCGTCTCTCGATTTCCGACCTTTCGAACCCATTGGCTCGTATGCTCCCTACCGTTTACCAGTATCGCGCCTCCATTTCTCTTTACGACTCTCAATATGATCCCGAGACTGGAGATCAGATTCCCATTCCCGACGATATCATCGAGTCTGTCGTTTCAGTCTTGAGTCGATTCGTTGTGATTTGCGGCGACTTCCGCTGTAAGAAGGAGAATATCCATGTTATCGCGACCGAAGCCACCCGCGCTGCACTCAACTCGAAGCAGTTCTTGGCTGctatcaaagacaagactgGTCTGACAGTTGAGCTCCTACctaaagaggaagagggccAGATCGGTGCCCTCGGAATCGCCAGTGGCTTCTCTAACATGGAAGGCCTTGTGATGGACCTTGGCGGTGGCAGCACCCAGATTACCTGGATGCTCAGCTCGGGCGGTCAGGTTCGCATGAGTCCCAAaggcagcttcagcttcccaTATGGAGCTGCTGCTttgaccaagaagcttcACGATCTTCGTGACggtaagaagaaggatgaagccGATGCAGCTGTCAAGGCTTTCGAGAAGGAAATGATCGCCAACTTCAAGGACGCATACAACAATCTGCAGATCCCCGCCGAGATGAccgagaaggctgagaaggaagGCGGGTACCGTATTTATCTCTCCGGAGGTGGTTTCAGAGGATGGGGATATTTGCTCCTGTACCTGAATCAGACCGATGGCAGCTACTATCCCATTTCCATTATCAATGGATACACTGCCAAGCGCAAACAGTTTGAGGACACCGAGGCTCTCAAACATGTCGCTCATGCTGCGAAAGACATTTTCCGTGTTTCCGATCGTCGAAGATCCCAGGTTCCCGCGGTCGCGTTCCTTGTCAATGTTCTTTCAGAGTCCATTCCTGGAGGTATCAGAGAGGCACACTTTTGTCAGGGCGGTGTCAGAGAAGGCTTCCTCTTCCGCCAGCTTTCACCATCTATTCGAGCTCAGTCTCCCCTAGAGGTTGCCACAGGCTACTTTGCCCCGGGTTCGCGACATCTCATTCAGCAATTACTCAAGAACGCAATCCCGAAACCTtctaagaagaaggagttcCCAGAGGAGTTCGGCGAGCCTGTTGTTGACTCCTTCGCCAATGCGATGTATCTGCACATGTTCATGAGTAAGGAGACGGCCTCAACGACGGCTTTGTACTCAACCAGTGTTGGAAACATGTCTGCGATCCACGGTGTTTCGCACCAAGATCGAGCAAGGTTGGCCTTGATGCTTGAGTCCAGATATGGTGGTGAACTTCCTCCTCGTGAGCTCGAGTTCCGTGAGTCACTTCGTGACATGCTCACGCCTGAGGAAGTCTGGTGGGCATCATACCTCGGCAGGGTCGGACAACTCATCACCGCGCTCTACCCAGCCGGTAAGATCCACAAGTCGAAGCCACGCGTGGTGTTCACCTCTCAGTGGTCGTACACTttgggcaagaagaagaataaggaAGGTCTTCTGCTCACAATCTCTGTACAGAAAACCAACGATGACCCAGCAAGAACAAAGGAAACTGTCAAGGAGGCAGCTAGTGATGTGGAAAAgattggaaagaagaagaactggattggagatgatgagcctTGGGGAATGAAGGTTAAAGTCAGGGTTGTGGAGGAGGGCATTCTCtctgaggagatggagaagctgAAAATGTAG
- a CDS encoding related to homocysteine S-methyltransferase, with translation MPSKILILDGGLGTSLESKYSVTFSRSTPLWSSHLLVSDQSTLQSCQSDFGAVPVDVLLTATYQVSLHGFADTRTEDFPEGIPRETVPRFLDDAVSIAQRAVGDKGCVALSIGPYGACMIPGQEYSGKYDAEHNSLADLEAWHRERLGVFAEVSDTQKRVGYVALETIPRVDEIIAMRKALAATPTLSDLPYWTACLSPDRDLKMPDGNSIEAAVEAMLDPEVSSKLPWGIGINCTKVDKLDQLLQIFERTVSGLIESGKITEWPALVLYPDGTNGEVYNTTTQKWEMPDGVETHRRSSWERQLETVVKATEDRGKWPAILVGGCCRAGSEDIKKLRDCLVK, from the coding sequence ATGCCGTCCAAAATTCTCATTCTTGACGGTGGCCTCGGCACCTCTCTCGAGTCCAAGTACTCTGTCACTTTCTCCCGTTCAACGCCGCTCTGGTCCTCTCATCTGCTTGTTTCTGACCAATCCACTCTCCAATCCTGTCAGAGCGATTTCGGAGCTGTCCCAGTTGACGTGCTCCTCACAGCGACATATCAAGTTTCGCTCCATGGTTTCGCCGACACTCGCACTGAGGATTTCCCCGAGGGTATCCCTCGTGAAACTGTTCCTCGGTTCTTGGATGATGCTGTTAGTATTGCTCAGCGTGCTGTGGGGGACAAGGGCTGTGTTGCTTTGAGCATTGGACCTTACGGAGCTTGCATGATTCCAGGTCAGGAGTACAGTGGGAAATACGATGCGGAGCACAACTCTTTGGCTGATTTGGAGGCATGGCACCGTGAGCGATTGGGCGTCTTCGCTGAGGTTTCTGATACACAGAAGCGAGTGGGCTATGTTGCCCTCGAGACTATTCCCCGCGTTGACGAGATCATTGCCATGCGCAAAGCTCTCGCTGCGACACCAACACTATCTGATCTCCCTTACTGGACGGCATGTCTCTCCCCTGACAGAGACCTCAAAATGCCAGATGGCAACTCCATCGAAGCCGCCGTGGAGGCCATGCTAGATCCCGAGGTCTCATCCAAGTTGCCGTGGGGTATCGGTATCAACTGCACCAAGGTCGACAAGCTTGACCAACTCCTTCAAATCTTTGAGCGCACTGTCTCAGGCTTGATTGAGAGCGGCAAGATTACAGAGTGGCCTGCTCTGGTGCTGTATCCTGACGGAACAAATGGAGAGGTTTACAACACAACAACACAGAAATGGGAGATGCCAGACGGCGTTGAGACTCATAGACGCTCATCTTGGGAACGCCAACTTGAGACAGTCGTAAAGGCTACGGAGGATAGAGGGAAGTGGCCTGCCATCTTGGTCGGAGGATGCTGTAGGGCTGGGAGCGAAGATATCAAGAAACTTCGCGATTGTCTCGTAAAATAG